One genomic window of Lepeophtheirus salmonis chromosome 5, UVic_Lsal_1.4, whole genome shotgun sequence includes the following:
- the LOC121117830 gene encoding COP9 signalosome complex subunit 3 — translation MALEQFENMVKGLSGQSSFRELVDYLNKTGESVLTRNLGGLDALLDSLDFTEHSLGVIAVLSAKLQANADVSLDRISSFIMQSNPEQISFSPLSFASLVRLYGEECMRRQVPITAIQVLIKAIHNSQPQETTLTSLHAELCKLCLASKCLTPALPFLDLDYQDISEECASDSRYLLLFYYYGAMIYAANKNFGRALYFLEAVVTVPSSVISHIMFEAYKKYLLISLLIPDPSKDQQKLPKYTSPVINKFMKILCAPYHDIFSAFFTNKSDDLQDAIHKHSDTFTTDSNMGLIQQVVEAQIKMNIKRLTKTFLTLSLEDVASRVGIRSSADAERKLVEMIEEGSIQAHISQKDGMVRFDSNSEHFESLTMLQKLETNINNCINLDKQILLMDDEIILNPSFVRKSVLSTRELGETDETSMPTGGKTNSNSVSSGSKLPGYSM, via the exons ATGGCACTGGAGCAGTTTGAGAATATGGTCAAAGGTCTTTCCGGCCAAAGTAGCTTCCGAGAACTCGTTGACTATTTGAACAAAACGGGAGAGAGTGTCTTGACTCGGAATTTGGGAGGATTGGATGCACTGCTCGACTCTTTGGACTTCACGGAACACAGCTTGGGAGTCATTGCA GTACTGAGTGCCAAATTACAGGCCAATGCGGACGTCTCATTGGATCGCATCAGTTCCTTCATCATGCAGTCCAATCCAGAGCAGATCTCCTTCTCGCCCCTGTCCTTCGCCTCCCTCGTCCGTCTCTACGGCGAGGAGTGCATGAGGAGGCAGGTGCCCATCACGGCCATTCAGGTCCTTATCAAAGCCATTCACAACAGTCAGCCACAAGAAACCACTCTCACTTCTCTTCATGCTGAGCTATGCAAGCTCTGCCTGGCTTCCAAATGCCTCACTCCAGCTCTTCCCTTCTTAGACCTGGATTACCAAGACATCTCGGAAGAATGTGCCTCCGACTCTAGATATTTACTCTTGTTTTACTACTATGGCGCCATGATCTATGCAGCCAACAAAAACTTTGGAAGAGCCCTCTATTTTCTGGAAGCTGTGGTTACGGTTCCTAGTAGCGTCATCTCACATATTATGTTCGAAGCATACAAAAAGTACCTTCTTATTTCACTTCTTATTCCGGATCCTTCCAAGGACCAGCAAAAGCTTCCCAAATACACTTCTCCAGTCATCAACAAATTCATGAAAATCCTCTGTGCTCCCTACCACGATATTTTCTCAGCCTTTTTCACTAATAAATCAGATGATTTGCAG GACGCCATTCATAAACATTCAGATACCTTTACAACAGATTCAAACATGGGCCTCATTCAACAGGTTGTTGAGGCGCAAATCAAAATGAATATCAAACGACTCACTAAAACATTTCTCACTTTGAGTCTTGAAGATGTAGCATCAAGAGTGGGGATTCGTTCATCTGCGGACGCTGAACGAAAACTTGTGGAAATGATAGAAGAAGGATCTATCCAGGCTCATATATCTCAAAAAGATG GTATGGTTCGGTTTGACTCAAACTCTGAACATTTTGAGTCTCTCACTATGCTCCAGAAGTTGGAAACGAACATCAACAACTGTATAAATCTAGATAAGCAAATCCTTCTGATGGAcgatgaaataatattaaatcctTCTTTTGTAAGAAAATCTGTTTTATCCACACGTGAATTGGGTGAAACGGATGAAACGTCTATGCCAACTGGGGGTAAAACTAATTCAAACTCTGTCAGTTCGGGTTCAAAGCTTCCTGGCTACTCGATGTAA
- the LOC121118103 gene encoding LOW QUALITY PROTEIN: kinesin-like protein KIF18B (The sequence of the model RefSeq protein was modified relative to this genomic sequence to represent the inferred CDS: deleted 1 base in 1 codon), translated as MTLKSIRRRSGLGVKKLGGSPRRNSPIKRRRSPLSGAEGPGVTNIKVSVRVRPSNERESESEGALRSIIDVVDEKLLIFDPKVDDDNFYFQGKRQRRRDLNKRPKKDHKFTFDRVFGPGEDNEVVFQNTALDLVEALFSGYNSSIFVYGATGAGKTFTMLGSPGNPGITFKTVKAIYERIEASQDELSCEVAISYLEIYNENVIDLINPGGVPLNVREDGKTGVNIPGLTRHKPKTPEELLKLLQHGNSNRSQHPTDANAESSRSHAVFQVFLTQKDRSSGLSADVKTAKLSMIDLAGSERGTVTSNRGAARKKEGANINKSLLALGNCINALAEGSKYVPFRNSKLTRLLKDSLGGNCRTVMISNVSPSGKTYEDTYNTLKYAERAKKIQVKLKKNVTSVDFHVAQYAKIVENLKQEISELKEKIKINELKKEETMDFKSGDKIRSLENENQMLKDENYRLKKEKADNDNKCVDLSNGVAFQKVKMLFKKKMELESRLKLYKVKMSHSQIVLDRNDTISSGFGFSKISSAHKNCLKTLKDLQASIDELESQKAHLYEEYFEAKKYI; from the exons ATGACTCTCAAGAGTATTCGGAGGCGTTCTGGATTGGGAGTAAAGAAGTTGGGAGGCTCGCCGCGTCGTAATTCCCCCATCAAGAGACGTCGTTCCCCTTTGAGTGGAGCGGAAGGACCTGGAGTCACCAACATCAAGGTCTCGGTTCGTGTTCGTCCCTCCAACGAAAGGGAGTCGGAGTCGGAAGGGGCACTTCGCTCCATCATCGACGTCGTTGATGAAAAGCTCTTGATCTTTGATCCTAAAGTCGATGACGACAATTTCTATTTCCAAGGAAAGCGTCAACGGCGGCGGGACTTGAACAAGCGCCCAAAAAAGGACCACAAATTCACCTTCGACCGCGTCTTTGGCCCAGGCGAGGACAATGAGGTGGTGTTCCAAAACACGGCTCTGGATCTGGTGGAAGCCCTTTTCTCTGGATACAACAGCTCCATCTTTGTCTATGGCGCCACGGGAGCTGGGAAAACATTCACCATGCTCGGGAGTCCTGGAAATCCGGGCATCACATTCAAAACCGTCAAAGCCATTTATGAGCGCATTGAGGCCTCCCAAGATGAGCTCTCATGTGAAGTGGCCATCTCCTATCTTGAAATATACAACGAAAACGTCATCGATCTCATTAATCCAGGTGGAGTTCCTCTCAACGTCAGAGAAGACGGGAAAACGGGAGTCAACATTCCCGGGCTCACACGTCACAAGCCCAAAACACCCGAAGAACTTCTTAAGCTTCTTCAACATGGCAACTCCAATCGATCTCAGCATCCTACGGATGCGAATGCAGAGTCCTCCAGATCGCATGCCGTGTTTCAGGTTTTTCTCACTCAGAAAGATCGATCCTCCGGATTAAGTGCTGATGTTAAAACGGCTAAGCTTTCTATGATAGATCTAGCTGGCTCTGAGAGAGGAACTGTTACATCCAATCGGGGG GCTGCCAGAAAAAAGGAAGGAGCAAATATCAACAAGTCTCTCCTTGCTTTAGGGAATTGTATCAATGCTTTAGCAGAAGGATCTAAATATGTCCCTTTTAGGAATTCCAAATTGACAAGGCTTCTTAAGGACTCGCTTGGTGGGAATTGTCGAACTGTCATGATTTCGAACGTGTCACCATCCGGAAAAACCTACGAAGATACATACAATACCCTCAAATATGCTGAAAGAGCCAAAAAAATTCAGGTTAAACTAAAAAAGAATGTCACAAGTGTTGATTTTCATGTTGCTCAATATGctaaaattgttgaaaatctTAAGCAAGAAATAtctgaattaaaagaaaaaataaagataaatgaaCTGAAGAAAGAAGAAACAATGGATTTTAAGAGTGGAGATAAAATTAGATCACTTGAAAACGAAAATCAAATgttaaaagatgaaaattatAGATTGAAGAAAGAGAAGGctgataatgataataaatgtgTGGATTTATCGAACGGAGTTGCTTTTCAAAAGGTGAAGAtgctatttaagaaaaaaatggaattagaATCTCGACTTAAACTTTATAAGGTTAAAATGAGTCATAGTCAAATTGTGCTAGACAGGAATGACACGATATCATCTGGATTTGGGTTTTCCAAGATTTCATCCGctcacaaaaattgtttaaaaactttaaaagatttGCAAGCTTCAATAGATGAACTTGAATCACAAAAAGCTCatttatatgaagaatatttcgaagcaaaaaaatacatttga
- the LOC121118104 gene encoding LDLR chaperone boca gives MMSMTPWKMSTLLLICVPFIILLNLCEAKKPEDKPDWAKKDIRDFSDSDMERLLEQWEEEDEPLPPDELPEGDPRRPQPKIDFSKVSQDPESILQASKKGKSLMMFVRVNGSPTKQETQDLMGLWQSSLWNNHIQVEVFPLESDRAIFMFKDGAVAWEAKDFLVKEPRVQEVTIEQKAYYGIHTPEYAQQKQKSEL, from the coding sequence ATGATGTCGATGACTCCTTGGAAGATGAGTACTCTCTTGCTCATCTGTGTGCCATTTATCATCCTTCTGAATCTCTGTGAAGCTAAAAAGCCCGAGGACAAGCCGGACTGGGCCAAGAAAGATATACGAGATTTTTCGGACTCTGACATGGAGAGGCTTTTGGAGCAGTGGGAAGAGGAGGATGAGCCGCTTCCTCCAGATGAGCTTCCCGAGGGGGATCCCAGGCGTCCACAGCCAAAAATTGACTTTTCCAAAGTAAGTCAGGATCCAGAGTCCATTCTCCAGGCATCCAAAAAGGGAAAGTCACTCATGATGTTCGTGAGAGTCAACGGAAGTCCAACAAAACAAGAGACGCAGGATTTGATGGGTCTTTGGCAATCATCGCTCTGGAATAACCACATCCAGGTCGAGGTTTTCCCTCTTGAAAGTGACAGAGCCATTTTCATGTTCAAGGATGGCGCCGTTGCGTGGGAGGCCAAAGACTTCCTCGTTAAAGAGCCTCGCGTTCAAGAGGTAACCATTGAGCAAAAGGCTTACTACGGAATCCACACACCAGAATATgctcaacaaaaacaaaaatccgaACTTTGA